The segment CAATCCACAACAGACCGGTTCACCTGTGGCAATAGCGGAGGGACTTTTCAAGTGTGTGCCCAGCGGAGCGAACCGATAGCTTCGGGAAAGTCCTTTCGCCGCGATGGCAATGTCATCACGGAAACAATGATCCAGCACCATCTTCAATTCCATCCAGTCCACTTCACCATCTTCTCCGGCTACGTCGATGAATAGTCGCTCCATTGCTTCCCGCTGAGGGTTGGGTTTTGTCGGATCCGGAAGGGTCTGATCGATCTGGGGAAACAATTTATTTGAATGATTAAACTGGTCTAGCTGAAGTGCATAGTAAAAGCATCAACTAAAGTGAATTGCAAATAATAATTTCACACAAACATGAAACACTTACTGCTGCTACTGGACTGCTACTAACACCGGCTGGAACCTTAAAATATTAGCGAAATATACAGCAATGCATAAACATAAATTAGGTGAGATATTAGCGATTTAACTGACTAGTGCAACATTACATCTACCAAACTGCACTAACACTTTGCAGACATTCATTAGAATGAGAATGAAATGGGAGGAAGGCATCTGTCAGGCAGTTAGGAACATAACGTTATGCAgatcaagtgcaatttcaagcaAACTTACCCGAGGGTCCATATCGCAGACGCCAACACATTGGTCATTTTCGCTCATACAGCTGGGGCACTCCGAAAACACCCGAATCAGGAACTCGCCTTCAACGTTCGGGTCGAAAGTGGATGGTATTATCACGTACGTTCCGGGATCCAGTCGGAATCGGCAGGTAACTTCGCGCAGATTGATGAAAGTGGACCTAGCTACGGATGCATTGCGGAGGAAAAATTCCTTTGGCAGAGGCTTATTTACGAGATCAGCTTCGGTTACTCGATATATTATGAACCCTATCGTTAGGCAGTCTATTCCTTTATTGCGTTTCGAACGCCGATGCTTCTGCATCAGTGCAACGATCGCTGTTGctttggcatcatcatcatctttgtCCGGATCTTCTAAACTAATCACATACTGAGGATTGTGCCAGAACGTGTCCGGATAATTTCGACAGCCTCCGGCTGTGCTTCCGATCGCCCATTCTCCTTCGAACGATGCTTGCTTCCAAGGGTATTCCCCCTGTTGACGAACGATCGGGCAATTCGGACTAAGATTACAGATCTCAATTCGGTCAAAATGTTTAACGAAATCCTGATACGACATCCAGAATTCTCCATCCACTTCAAAAATCAATCCAATTTCCTTCTTGGTTTCCTCCGGAATAAACCGCCATTCTGGTGACTTATCACTCCACGCCCCATTCCACTCATTTGCATTGCCCCACGGATTTCTTAACCGCAAAAGGGGTATCTTTCCCTTGGTTCTAGGAGTTTCAATATCCACCATCTTAGCCATAGTGATTGAATACGCATGCCCCTTAATTAAACCTTGCGGAGTTTCGGCTTCAAACTTAGTTGGATCTGGTTCCAAACTACAAGCAAACATAGCGTGGTTTCGAAAACCTTTCTCAATAATTTGGAACAAATCTTTCGGAACATCTTTCATATCAAACGTTTCCGTAACACCTCCGGTAAAATCTTCCATTGCTTCACTAGCCGAACCACCTCGTAACGCTTCATAAGAACCAAACAGCTTGGCGTAAGCTTTTTCCAGCAGCGCACTCCAAAACTCATTCTTCTCCGTCGACCTCATATAGACCAAACTCCCATTGATCGTCGGCAAC is part of the Sabethes cyaneus chromosome 2, idSabCyanKW18_F2, whole genome shotgun sequence genome and harbors:
- the LOC128734341 gene encoding calpain-B-like isoform X1, yielding MPLSVRTTIESLVKEFNDNTSGPKRLHQSRTRFMPVTFGRDGQPQFKKDPRSAAEAQDFYELRDRCRRGGTLFEDPEFPANASSLSFSGDYRLNIRWLRPKEISQGAVFFENSYSRFDINQGELGDCWLLAAAANLTQNPMLFSRIVPDDNSFVENYGGIFHFRFWRFGHWCDVVIDDRLPTINGSLVYMRSTEKNEFWSALLEKAYAKLFGSYEALRGGSASEAMEDFTGGVTETFDMKDVPKDLFQIIEKGFRNHAMFACSLEPDPTKFEAETPQGLIKGHAYSITMAKMVDIETPRTKGKIPLLRLRNPWGNANEWNGAWSDKSPEWRFIPEETKKEIGLIFEVDGEFWMSYQDFVKHFDRIEICNLSPNCPIVRQQGEYPWKQASFEGEWAIGSTAGGCRNYPDTFWHNPQYVISLEDPDKDDDDAKATAIVALMQKHRRSKRNKGIDCLTIGFIIYRVTEADLVNKPLPKEFFLRNASVARSTFINLREVTCRFRLDPGTYVIIPSTFDPNVEGEFLIRVFSECPSCMSENDQCVGVCDMDPRVPAGVSSSPVAAIDQTLPDPTKPNPQREAMERLFIDVAGEDGEVDWMELKMVLDHCFRDDIAIAAKGLSRSYRFAPLGTHLKSPSAIATGEPVCCGLLAILQDWYVNMAGGDNRPEQATSADAVFSKEKVPLLSAVATSGGFSKDACRSMVAMLDEDGSGKLGFVEFQKLLTEIARWKAVFKLYDQNRTGRLNPFELRTALQSAGYHLNNKILNSLMHRYGSKEGEIWFDDFITCAVKIKTMIDIFRAKDVNGTNVASFNMDEWIHKTIYS
- the LOC128734341 gene encoding calpain-B-like isoform X2: MPLSVRTTIESLVKEFNDNTSGPKRLHQSRTRFMPVTFGRDGQPQFKKDPRSAAEAQDFYELRDRCRRGGTLFEDPEFPANASSLSFSGDYRLNIRWLRPKEISQGAVFFENSYSRFDINQGELGDCWLLAAAANLTQNPMLFSRIVPDDNSFVENYGGIFHFRFWRFGHWCDVVIDDRLPTINGSLVYMRSTEKNEFWSALLEKAYAKLFGSYEALRGGSASEAMEDFTGGVTETFDMKDVPKDLFQIIEKGFRNHAMFACSLEPDPTKFEAETPQGLIKGHAYSITMAKMVDIETPRTKGKIPLLRLRNPWGNANEWNGAWSDKSPEWRFIPEETKKEIGLIFEVDGEFWMSYQDFVKHFDRIEICNLSPNCPIVRQQGEYPWKQASFEGEWAIGSTAGGCRNYPDTFWHNPQYVISLEDPDKDDDDAKATAIVALMQKHRRSKRNKGIDCLTIGFIIYRVTEADLVNKPLPKEFFLRNASVARSTFINLREVTCRFRLDPGTYVIIPSTFDPNVEGEFLIRVFSECPSCMSENDQCVGVCDMDPRIDQTLPDPTKPNPQREAMERLFIDVAGEDGEVDWMELKMVLDHCFRDDIAIAAKGLSRSYRFAPLGTHLKSPSAIATGEPVCCGLLAILQDWYVNMAGGDNRPEQATSADAVFSKEKVPLLSAVATSGGFSKDACRSMVAMLDEDGSGKLGFVEFQKLLTEIARWKAVFKLYDQNRTGRLNPFELRTALQSAGYHLNNKILNSLMHRYGSKEGEIWFDDFITCAVKIKTMIDIFRAKDVNGTNVASFNMDEWIHKTIYS